From the Desulfomonilia bacterium genome, one window contains:
- a CDS encoding PKD domain-containing protein, producing MKRNAILLAMLSIMAIWLSGCITTHSPSATEVTIKVGNSQTFTVAGIANGPYTWTKGGVAVGDTTASYTYTATLADLGTFQIKVTTTDAFNVTNQFVWTVTVVNDLPPVANAGIDRNLYFPNAVQLDGSASYDPEGATLNYVWEIVGRPAGSTCSLDNPTAQKPIFVPDKQGAYTIVLIVSDGRFTSDPDTVIINSYVGYAPPTADAGPDQSVVYPGVAVTLDGSASTDPESAPLTYMWKIDSGPAGSTAYFDDPTKAKPKFMPDKKGVYVCSLVVNNSVFDSGIDYVTILVYNNPPVARAGDNVTIADLGGSTTLQGSLSYDPDGQDLTYDWAVISRPYGSTADVSDAAIADPNFTPDKKGAYILKLTVSDGDFTNEDTVVVTCSNHTPTANAGTAININFGQTAQLNGSASDPDGDPMTYAWTIVSAPAGSVAVLSNATILNPTFTPDEQGSYLFALVATDNSGLSSAPSTVAVSTNNHQPVANAGDDVIMEANTSAVLDGSASYDPDDDTITYTWRVITAPMGSGGDSTISDVHIAKPSFSPDIRGDYVIGLIVNDGKVDSVEDTMKVHVLNNLPVADAGSSQNLHSPYGIPLVFNLDGSASHDPDGDSLTYKWRIISKPAGSTAYLSSLTVVNPTLTTNLPGAYVVGLIVNDGAIDSAEATVTLNYTNATPVADPGDNTSQHTAYGTPNVFHLDGSGSSDDDGDGLSYTWTLKSKPSGSTAALSDRYIQNPTFTADKIGAYVIGLVVGDGFAASAESTVTVTYTNEVPVANAGTYSPVLYANRNVVTLNGSESSDPDGDALGYAWVQTGGPAVTLNNANTATPWFTMATPGTYTFNLTVGDGFATSASTTTVVNSTATDTITTFEGPSLFGWTQSSGGSTSSVGTSNALNHTSGGSYSFRTVSYDSGSSSVSGWGQISKDYPGPVTSVRIWTAWAKSDSNANTPNAHLYENGVDRATIPLSGSQNTWQEWTYNFTNIVTNIQFRANVDMRYYLFSRRTNRVYFDDITVTYWN from the coding sequence ATGAAGAGAAACGCAATCTTGCTGGCCATGCTGTCAATCATGGCCATATGGCTGAGCGGCTGTATAACCACTCACAGCCCTTCCGCGACGGAAGTCACGATCAAGGTGGGCAATTCACAGACATTTACGGTCGCTGGAATTGCGAACGGCCCCTACACATGGACAAAGGGCGGTGTCGCCGTTGGTGATACAACCGCGTCATATACCTACACCGCAACCCTTGCGGATCTGGGTACATTCCAGATAAAGGTTACTACAACGGATGCGTTCAATGTCACAAACCAGTTCGTATGGACCGTTACCGTTGTCAATGACCTGCCGCCTGTTGCGAATGCAGGGATTGACAGAAACCTGTACTTCCCGAATGCGGTTCAGCTCGATGGCAGCGCAAGTTATGACCCCGAAGGCGCTACCCTGAACTATGTCTGGGAGATCGTCGGACGTCCTGCAGGAAGCACCTGCTCCCTTGATAACCCGACCGCCCAGAAGCCTATCTTCGTTCCTGACAAGCAGGGCGCGTACACCATCGTTCTGATTGTCAGCGACGGCAGGTTTACGAGCGACCCTGACACTGTTATCATTAATTCTTACGTTGGCTATGCCCCGCCGACAGCCGATGCAGGTCCTGACCAGAGCGTTGTGTATCCCGGCGTTGCGGTCACACTCGACGGCTCGGCCAGCACCGATCCTGAAAGTGCGCCTCTTACATACATGTGGAAAATAGATTCGGGCCCGGCAGGCAGCACCGCATACTTTGACGATCCGACCAAGGCAAAGCCTAAATTCATGCCAGACAAAAAGGGTGTGTACGTATGCAGCCTGGTGGTCAACAACAGCGTGTTCGACAGCGGAATAGACTATGTGACTATACTGGTCTACAACAACCCGCCGGTTGCCAGGGCAGGAGACAATGTAACCATCGCTGATCTTGGCGGTTCAACAACCCTTCAAGGAAGCCTGAGCTACGATCCGGACGGACAGGATCTCACCTATGATTGGGCAGTCATCTCAAGGCCGTACGGGAGCACTGCCGATGTGAGTGATGCGGCTATTGCCGACCCGAACTTCACGCCTGACAAGAAGGGTGCATACATCCTAAAGCTAACAGTCAGCGACGGTGACTTCACAAATGAAGACACCGTGGTCGTAACCTGCTCCAATCACACTCCTACAGCAAATGCAGGTACCGCCATCAACATCAATTTCGGCCAAACCGCACAGCTGAACGGCAGCGCATCAGACCCGGACGGCGATCCGATGACATATGCATGGACGATCGTATCTGCGCCGGCAGGCAGTGTTGCTGTTCTCTCCAATGCAACAATACTCAATCCAACATTCACACCTGATGAGCAGGGCTCATACCTGTTCGCACTGGTCGCGACCGACAATTCGGGCCTCTCGAGCGCACCGTCAACGGTTGCGGTTTCCACAAACAACCACCAGCCGGTAGCGAATGCTGGCGATGACGTGATCATGGAAGCCAACACCTCGGCAGTGCTTGATGGCAGCGCAAGCTATGACCCGGACGACGACACGATCACCTACACTTGGAGGGTCATCACAGCGCCTATGGGCAGCGGCGGCGACAGCACCATATCCGATGTTCATATAGCTAAGCCGAGTTTCTCGCCTGACATAAGGGGCGATTACGTGATCGGCCTTATCGTGAACGACGGCAAGGTTGACAGCGTGGAAGACACGATGAAAGTCCACGTGCTCAACAACCTGCCAGTAGCAGATGCCGGGTCCAGCCAGAACCTGCACAGTCCGTACGGCATCCCGCTCGTCTTCAACCTGGACGGCAGCGCAAGCCATGACCCTGATGGTGATTCTCTTACCTACAAATGGAGGATCATATCAAAACCGGCAGGCAGCACGGCGTATCTTTCCAGTTTGACTGTAGTGAACCCGACACTGACCACGAATTTACCGGGTGCATATGTGGTGGGACTGATAGTCAATGACGGCGCCATAGACAGCGCGGAAGCGACCGTCACGCTTAACTACACCAATGCAACGCCTGTAGCCGATCCCGGGGACAACACAAGCCAGCACACTGCCTACGGCACGCCGAACGTATTCCACTTAGACGGCAGCGGCAGTTCCGACGATGACGGCGACGGGCTATCCTATACATGGACGCTGAAGTCCAAGCCGAGCGGCAGCACTGCAGCTCTATCCGACAGGTATATCCAGAACCCGACCTTCACAGCTGACAAGATTGGCGCATACGTGATCGGCCTTGTCGTCGGCGATGGCTTTGCTGCAAGTGCTGAGAGTACTGTTACCGTAACATATACAAATGAAGTACCTGTTGCAAATGCAGGGACATACTCTCCTGTGCTCTACGCTAACCGCAACGTAGTCACGCTGAACGGCAGTGAAAGCTCAGATCCTGATGGCGACGCGCTAGGTTATGCCTGGGTACAGACAGGTGGCCCGGCAGTAACGCTTAACAATGCTAACACCGCAACACCATGGTTCACCATGGCTACTCCCGGAACTTACACCTTCAACCTGACCGTGGGCGACGGCTTTGCCACCAGCGCCAGCACGACAACTGTCGTCAACAGCACAGCCACTGATACAATAACCACTTTTGAGGGCCCGTCACTGTTCGGCTGGACTCAGTCGAGTGGCGGCAGTACCAGTTCTGTTGGAACCTCAAATGCCCTGAACCATACATCCGGAGGCTCGTACAGCTTCAGAACCGTATCCTATGATAGTGGTAGCTCCTCCGTAAGTGGATGGGGACAGATTTCCAAGGATTATCCCGGCCCGGTAACTTCTGTAAGAATATGGACTGCATGGGCGAAGTCAGATTCAAATGCCAATACCCCGAATGCACATCTATACGAAAACGGCGTTGACCGTGCGACAATACCCCTGTCCGGGTCTCAAAACACTTGGCAAGAGTGGACTTACAATTTTACGAACATTGTTACAAATATTCAATTTAGGGCAAACGTAGATATGCGTTATTACCTATTTAGTCGTAGAACCAACAGAGTGTACTTTGATGACATCACTGTCACTTACTGGAACTAA
- a CDS encoding PKD domain-containing protein: MRKHILLLFIVLLAAVLSGCIVTKTPSSNNVVMTYGETRTFSVKTAVTNDKLYWFIDNVPQPVPVTQSSISYTATGGKHTIVCRAVYIDIFGEPKEDTAVWYITSNSPPTANAGADQVVGENVTVTLDGSNSDDPDGDIVSYAWVQTDGPLVTLSDASAAKPTFISPNVGIEGASLTFQLTVTDATSLTSTATTIVNVSWSNAPPVANAGPNQHVSEGVLVTLDASASTDSDDGIASYKWEQIAGPLPFVTLSDANAVNPTFTSPNVGQSGEALIFKLTVTDVGGLKATDTVIINVSWSNIPPVADAGPDQTKAEGTLVTLDASASYDTDDGIATYVWVQTGGAPVTLSNPHAMKPTFTTPDVGMAGDTLTFELTVTDRGGLMATDTVTINVTWVNAPPVANAGPDQKVNMNASVTLNGAGSTDPDDGIATYLWEQIGGPSVTLSNAGTATASFTANIEIGSVLTFRLTVTDHNLLTSIDTCTVAVVSVPVYVKITGGYYFTAAIKSDGTLWTWGRNTYGQLGLGDTAGRLTPTQVGTDADWASVAAGDNHTVALKTDGSLWAWGYNGSGQLGDGTTTVRLTPTRIGTASDWVIVDAGEDHTVALKEDASIWCWGNNSKGQLGDGTTTSRLVPTRVGASNTWVMIEAGAQHTAAIDTDGKMWAWGYNYNGQLGDGTTTNRLSPVQIGSATDWVSVSAGNNHTIAIKDNGTLYAWGSNSNGQLGLGDTTDRHAPVQVGTDTDWGRADAGTTQTVAVKTDGTLWAWGMNSNGQLGDGTTADSWLPIQIGIDTDWVCADSGYYHTIGLKADNSLYTWGKNNNGQLGDGTTVDKWLPTLIW; the protein is encoded by the coding sequence ATGAGAAAGCACATTTTATTACTTTTTATCGTTCTCCTGGCGGCAGTGCTGAGCGGATGTATAGTAACCAAGACACCCTCCTCAAACAATGTCGTCATGACATACGGCGAGACCAGGACCTTCAGCGTCAAGACCGCCGTTACCAATGACAAGCTCTACTGGTTCATAGATAATGTACCCCAGCCGGTCCCGGTCACCCAGTCCTCCATATCCTATACGGCGACCGGCGGGAAGCACACCATAGTTTGCCGCGCTGTATACATAGACATTTTCGGCGAACCCAAGGAGGACACGGCTGTCTGGTACATTACATCCAACAGCCCGCCGACGGCTAACGCCGGGGCTGACCAGGTTGTGGGCGAGAATGTGACCGTCACGCTCGACGGCTCCAATTCGGACGACCCGGATGGCGACATAGTATCCTACGCCTGGGTGCAGACAGACGGGCCATTGGTTACGCTTTCAGATGCAAGCGCTGCGAAGCCGACCTTCATATCGCCCAATGTGGGTATTGAAGGGGCATCTCTCACCTTCCAGCTTACAGTGACCGATGCCACCTCGCTGACTTCAACTGCGACAACAATAGTCAACGTTTCCTGGTCCAATGCTCCTCCGGTTGCGAATGCAGGACCAAACCAGCATGTTTCTGAGGGAGTACTAGTAACCCTCGACGCATCGGCATCGACCGATTCGGACGATGGAATAGCATCATACAAGTGGGAGCAGATAGCAGGACCTCTGCCATTTGTAACACTTTCAGATGCTAATGCGGTCAATCCTACATTCACGTCCCCGAACGTTGGCCAGAGCGGAGAGGCACTTATTTTCAAACTCACGGTAACGGATGTCGGCGGACTCAAAGCCACCGATACGGTAATCATAAATGTCAGCTGGTCGAACATTCCTCCGGTTGCAGATGCAGGACCCGACCAGACCAAGGCAGAGGGAACCCTCGTCACACTCGACGCTTCCGCATCCTATGACACTGATGACGGCATTGCAACGTACGTATGGGTACAGACAGGCGGGGCACCGGTGACGCTAAGTAACCCGCACGCGATGAAGCCTACATTCACTACACCCGATGTCGGCATGGCAGGCGATACCCTTACATTCGAACTCACGGTAACCGACCGTGGAGGCTTGATGGCAACCGATACCGTGACGATCAACGTCACATGGGTGAACGCACCGCCGGTAGCCAATGCCGGCCCGGACCAGAAGGTAAATATGAACGCTTCGGTCACGCTGAACGGTGCAGGCTCGACAGACCCTGACGATGGAATAGCAACTTACCTATGGGAACAGATAGGCGGGCCATCTGTGACACTCAGCAATGCTGGCACCGCCACCGCATCGTTTACGGCGAATATCGAAATCGGATCAGTCCTCACATTCAGGCTGACCGTTACAGACCACAACTTGCTTACCAGCATAGACACATGCACGGTCGCGGTTGTCTCAGTTCCGGTATATGTAAAGATAACCGGAGGGTACTATTTCACAGCCGCCATCAAGAGCGACGGCACGCTGTGGACCTGGGGCCGCAACACCTACGGTCAGCTTGGGCTTGGTGACACGGCTGGGAGGCTTACTCCCACCCAGGTAGGAACCGATGCCGACTGGGCCTCGGTTGCCGCGGGCGACAACCACACCGTGGCCCTTAAAACCGATGGTTCGCTGTGGGCATGGGGCTACAATGGCAGCGGACAGCTTGGCGACGGCACCACGACAGTCAGGCTTACACCGACAAGGATAGGTACGGCCTCTGACTGGGTCATAGTCGACGCGGGCGAAGATCACACTGTGGCACTCAAGGAAGACGCTTCCATCTGGTGCTGGGGCAACAACAGCAAGGGTCAGCTCGGTGACGGGACCACGACATCAAGGCTCGTACCCACACGTGTTGGCGCAAGCAACACTTGGGTCATGATCGAGGCCGGTGCACAGCACACAGCGGCCATCGACACAGACGGCAAGATGTGGGCATGGGGCTACAACTACAACGGACAGCTCGGCGACGGCACCACGACAAACAGGCTGAGCCCGGTTCAGATAGGCTCTGCAACAGACTGGGTCAGTGTCAGCGCCGGGAACAACCACACAATTGCAATTAAGGATAACGGCACGCTGTACGCCTGGGGCTCCAACAGTAACGGTCAGCTGGGCCTTGGCGACACGACCGACAGGCATGCACCGGTACAGGTAGGCACTGACACTGACTGGGGCAGGGCAGATGCTGGCACAACGCAGACTGTGGCTGTGAAGACCGACGGCACGCTCTGGGCATGGGGCATGAACAGCAACGGACAGCTCGGCGACGGAACCACTGCCGACAGCTGGTTACCCATCCAGATCGGCATTGACACAGACTGGGTATGCGCGGATTCCGGTTATTACCATACCATCGGTCTGAAGGCGGACAATTCGCTTTATACCTGGGGCAAGAATAACAACGGACAGCTCGGCGACGGGACCACAGTTGACAAATGGCTCCCGACGCTGATCTGGTAA
- a CDS encoding PKD domain-containing protein — translation MKRNAILLAILSMMAILFSGCITAQSPTGDVRITTGDSQKFSVTGSNNGPYSWYWNDAPITGAEGASYTYIAKSADVGENTLRVETTDKLSGSLLFVEWKVTVVEDLKPVAVISGANPLDVTFDGVTPVTLDGSNSFDPESKPLTYMWEIVSQPSGSTAKIAKPGDMITSFIPDKMGAYTIRLMVNDGRLNSLGAALAVNAYITSAPPTANAGADQNVLFGNTAQLDGTGSFDPASLPLTYKWTIDSGPSGTAATLDDATKANPVFSPDKKGMYVISLVVNNGVYDSNTDFVVITVYNNMPIAKAGAAIYVPDLGGTAHLNGSGSYDPDGTTLSFEWILISKPQGSTAALSSTTIANPTLTCDRKGAYIAQLTVSDGDLSATDQVLITCSDQVPVADAGSDITVPFLSTANLDGSGSYDPDGDPLTYAWSILSAPVGSMAALSSTTIVNPTFTPDIRGVYEIQLVVTDNDVPPISSAPDTVLVTVTNHLPVANAGSDINVSIGGTANLFGSGSDYDGDAIEAYAWTVINAPYGSTADVSDPAIANPTFTPDLRGDYTIGLSVYDGMDWSLVDTMQVHVFNNRPIAVPGPDQAVHYANRNSIHLDGSASWDPDGDPIKFYRWEVTSKPEGSNPVFSNDLIANPTLSIDKFGTYQVSLIVSDGNIESPASTMTITTPFTRTLFLENWESGAGDWYQVNSGSILSSGVVTTLANSPTHSWSAAANKSGTDCSGATRYARIHKNLPPNSHVVKVSAWNAWRVVTSGTSGQGNVSNQKFWTGGSSGTPLGTMFQSPDQNTWYYNEIELNQPLTDIGLGAELFTMRIVVLIEIGSGYGQVFWDDIQVTVWD, via the coding sequence ATGAAGAGAAATGCAATCTTGCTAGCCATACTATCGATGATGGCGATATTGTTTAGTGGCTGCATAACGGCCCAGAGTCCGACTGGTGATGTCAGGATCACCACAGGCGACTCTCAGAAATTCTCGGTAACGGGATCTAACAACGGACCATATTCATGGTACTGGAATGACGCCCCCATCACGGGGGCCGAAGGTGCTTCCTACACCTATATTGCCAAGTCGGCGGATGTGGGAGAAAACACACTCAGGGTTGAGACGACAGACAAGCTTTCAGGATCACTGCTTTTCGTCGAATGGAAGGTGACCGTCGTCGAAGACCTTAAGCCGGTGGCAGTCATATCCGGCGCGAACCCGCTGGACGTGACCTTTGACGGAGTGACCCCTGTCACACTTGACGGGAGCAACAGCTTCGACCCGGAAAGTAAACCTCTCACCTACATGTGGGAGATAGTTTCTCAGCCTTCCGGCAGCACGGCAAAGATAGCCAAGCCGGGTGACATGATTACGAGCTTCATACCCGACAAAATGGGCGCCTACACAATCCGCCTGATGGTCAACGACGGAAGGCTCAACAGCCTAGGCGCAGCGCTCGCAGTCAATGCTTATATAACAAGCGCACCGCCTACCGCCAATGCAGGAGCCGATCAGAACGTTCTGTTCGGTAACACCGCACAGCTCGACGGGACAGGAAGCTTTGACCCCGCATCCCTGCCGCTCACCTACAAGTGGACCATAGACTCAGGCCCGTCAGGCACTGCGGCCACGTTAGACGATGCGACCAAGGCAAATCCGGTCTTCTCGCCGGATAAAAAGGGCATGTACGTAATCAGCCTGGTGGTGAATAACGGCGTGTACGACAGCAACACTGACTTCGTCGTCATAACAGTTTACAACAACATGCCAATCGCCAAAGCCGGGGCCGCCATATATGTCCCCGACCTTGGTGGCACGGCGCATCTAAACGGCAGCGGCAGTTACGACCCGGACGGAACCACGCTTTCATTTGAGTGGATACTCATCTCAAAGCCACAAGGCAGCACTGCTGCACTAAGCAGCACTACTATAGCCAACCCGACGCTCACCTGCGACAGGAAAGGCGCATATATTGCACAGCTCACGGTCAGTGATGGTGACCTTAGTGCTACCGACCAGGTGCTCATCACATGCAGCGACCAGGTGCCTGTTGCAGATGCCGGTTCTGACATTACCGTCCCGTTCCTCAGCACCGCCAATCTCGACGGCAGCGGCAGCTATGACCCGGACGGCGACCCGCTCACCTATGCCTGGTCGATTCTCTCGGCGCCTGTTGGCAGTATGGCAGCACTCTCAAGCACTACCATCGTCAACCCGACCTTCACTCCAGATATAAGAGGAGTTTATGAGATCCAGCTGGTAGTTACAGACAACGACGTACCGCCGATTTCAAGCGCGCCTGATACGGTGCTCGTGACTGTCACAAACCATCTGCCTGTAGCTAACGCAGGGTCTGACATCAACGTCAGCATAGGCGGCACGGCCAATCTCTTTGGAAGCGGCTCAGACTACGATGGGGACGCCATAGAGGCCTATGCATGGACCGTCATCAATGCGCCTTACGGCAGCACGGCAGATGTATCCGACCCGGCCATAGCCAACCCGACCTTCACGCCTGATTTAAGGGGCGACTACACAATCGGCCTATCTGTTTACGACGGTATGGACTGGAGCTTGGTTGACACCATGCAGGTGCACGTGTTCAACAACAGGCCCATCGCAGTTCCCGGCCCTGACCAGGCTGTGCATTATGCCAACCGCAACAGCATCCATCTTGATGGCAGTGCAAGCTGGGACCCCGACGGAGATCCTATCAAGTTCTACCGCTGGGAGGTGACATCCAAGCCGGAGGGAAGTAACCCAGTGTTCTCTAATGACCTGATCGCCAACCCGACCCTGTCAATCGATAAATTCGGCACTTACCAGGTCAGCCTGATTGTATCGGATGGAAACATCGAGAGCCCTGCGAGCACAATGACAATAACCACGCCGTTTACCAGAACCCTTTTCCTTGAAAATTGGGAAAGTGGGGCTGGAGACTGGTATCAAGTTAATAGTGGCTCTATACTTAGCTCCGGAGTAGTAACCACTCTTGCTAACTCCCCAACTCATTCCTGGTCGGCAGCAGCAAATAAGTCTGGAACCGATTGCTCCGGTGCAACAAGATATGCCAGGATCCATAAGAATCTGCCTCCAAACTCGCATGTTGTTAAGGTAAGCGCATGGAATGCATGGAGAGTTGTTACTTCTGGTACAAGCGGGCAGGGCAATGTGAGTAATCAAAAGTTCTGGACTGGTGGAAGCAGTGGAACCCCTCTAGGCACTATGTTCCAGTCACCAGACCAGAACACATGGTATTATAACGAGATTGAGCTCAACCAGCCATTAACCGATATTGGACTGGGCGCCGAACTTTTTACTATGAGAATCGTTGTTTTAATTGAAATTGGATCTGGATATGGGCAAGTATTCTGGGATGATATTCAAGTTACTGTATGGGATTAA
- a CDS encoding PASTA domain-containing protein encodes MKRNIKLLLIMMIPLMVMCGCILKTTPPEGTYSLFWGQSQVFKVGGMGSYQWSVDGNPISGATGLTFTFNSTLFSLGDHQVKCTNSIPIGKTEAVWTMHVIGGAVLVPTATGCQDIMNAGLVCDAKLNCSNSVPAGQVISQTPAAGTSVPLGSTVHLSISSGECTNEVAVPAATGCADLEAAGLVCSVSQSCSNTIPAGIVISQNPPEGAMVAPGSTVSLLISTGLCTGEVEVPNATSCEDVEAAGLICSRARECSNTVPLDAVIDQSPAPGSMVMPGSTVTLTLSTGPCPLLVPNALTCADLTAAGLACNLVETCSNLNPIPGTRLGISPPVGTPTELGALVTLTLSSGPCTVVVPTAASCDDITGTGWLSCSTSTQCSDTVPAGNVISQNPVGGTVVAAGSTVQLLLSSGPCTIQLPAPANVQATDVVLTSQTDPLLNDNLNSKVTITWDAVPNAQTYNIYRADTPAGIYNLIGSVIAPITTFDDNQSETLTLPAWPDPLTSAALDTYEATARSIVNDFKGFKYYKVRACSSDPLHPNSELSAYDEGRMDYTLEEFYTIVTGVIEGIPMARMILSADPLHVGTNKYFYDNCSLTGQMHISITEDHPADMSISIENFIDSLVFGGSINCNESLGRRMIINSLVSSEEIDNNINGTLSGSMNITGNYAGKLTSMSIPVTNGVLQTGTCTVIYNGHSAAGHACSLFE; translated from the coding sequence ATGAAAAGAAACATTAAATTATTACTGATAATGATGATACCTCTGATGGTGATGTGCGGATGCATTCTCAAAACCACGCCGCCGGAGGGCACCTATTCCCTGTTCTGGGGCCAGTCACAGGTCTTCAAGGTCGGGGGCATGGGTTCATATCAATGGTCAGTCGATGGAAATCCCATATCGGGAGCAACAGGCCTCACATTTACCTTTAACAGCACCCTGTTCAGTCTGGGCGATCATCAGGTGAAGTGTACTAACTCTATACCGATCGGCAAGACCGAGGCAGTCTGGACAATGCATGTAATCGGCGGGGCTGTCCTTGTACCTACGGCAACAGGATGCCAGGATATAATGAATGCAGGCCTTGTTTGCGACGCAAAGCTCAACTGTAGCAACTCGGTGCCTGCAGGCCAGGTCATCAGCCAGACACCTGCGGCTGGAACAAGCGTTCCGCTTGGGAGTACAGTGCACCTCAGCATATCGTCCGGTGAATGCACCAACGAAGTTGCGGTGCCGGCAGCAACAGGCTGCGCGGACCTCGAGGCTGCGGGCCTTGTATGCAGCGTAAGCCAAAGCTGCAGCAATACGATCCCGGCAGGCATAGTTATCAGTCAGAATCCTCCTGAGGGCGCGATGGTCGCTCCGGGCTCCACGGTATCTCTTCTCATCTCCACAGGACTCTGTACGGGTGAGGTCGAAGTGCCTAACGCAACGAGCTGTGAAGATGTCGAGGCAGCAGGCTTAATCTGCAGCCGTGCCAGGGAGTGCAGCAATACCGTGCCACTCGATGCGGTTATCGACCAGTCCCCGGCGCCGGGTTCCATGGTAATGCCAGGTTCTACTGTAACGCTGACGCTCTCAACAGGACCGTGCCCGCTGCTGGTGCCTAATGCGCTCACCTGTGCTGACCTCACGGCAGCAGGACTCGCATGCAACCTGGTCGAGACCTGCAGCAACTTAAACCCGATCCCGGGCACCAGACTTGGCATAAGCCCGCCGGTAGGCACGCCGACAGAGCTTGGAGCACTTGTTACACTTACCCTTTCCAGCGGTCCTTGCACGGTTGTTGTGCCGACAGCAGCAAGCTGTGATGACATAACAGGTACAGGTTGGCTCTCATGCAGCACCAGTACGCAGTGCAGCGATACAGTTCCGGCAGGCAATGTCATCAGCCAGAATCCGGTTGGCGGAACAGTCGTAGCGGCAGGTTCCACAGTACAGCTTCTCCTCTCAAGCGGGCCCTGCACGATACAGCTTCCGGCACCGGCCAATGTCCAGGCAACGGATGTTGTCCTTACCTCGCAGACCGACCCGTTGCTCAACGACAACCTAAACAGCAAGGTCACCATTACATGGGATGCAGTGCCGAATGCTCAGACCTACAACATATACAGGGCAGATACTCCGGCAGGCATATACAACCTTATCGGATCGGTAATAGCACCGATAACGACATTTGACGACAACCAGTCCGAAACGCTTACACTGCCCGCATGGCCGGATCCTCTCACATCGGCCGCTCTGGATACCTATGAAGCCACGGCGAGATCGATAGTGAACGACTTCAAAGGCTTCAAGTATTACAAGGTCAGGGCATGCAGCTCCGATCCTCTTCATCCGAACAGCGAGCTTAGCGCATATGACGAGGGCCGCATGGACTACACGCTAGAGGAATTCTACACCATCGTGACAGGTGTGATAGAAGGCATCCCGATGGCAAGGATGATACTCTCGGCCGATCCTCTTCATGTTGGAACAAATAAGTACTTCTACGACAACTGCAGTCTTACCGGACAGATGCATATAAGCATCACCGAAGATCATCCCGCCGACATGTCAATCAGCATTGAGAACTTTATCGATTCACTGGTCTTCGGCGGGTCAATAAACTGCAACGAAAGTCTCGGAAGGCGCATGATAATCAACAGCCTGGTCTCTTCAGAGGAGATCGATAACAATATCAACGGAACGCTTTCAGGATCGATGAACATAACAGGCAACTACGCCGGCAAGTTAACCAGCATGAGCATTCCGGTAACCAACGGAGTGCTGCAGACAGGAACATGCACGGTCATCTATAACGGTCATAGTGCAGCCGGCCATGCCTGCAGTTTATTCGAATAA